One stretch of Punica granatum isolate Tunisia-2019 chromosome 5, ASM765513v2, whole genome shotgun sequence DNA includes these proteins:
- the LOC116209062 gene encoding uncharacterized protein LOC116209062 yields the protein MRCKKHPVDHSSSVGVCATCLRERLFALIAAQASAQPPSNPPPPLAFPAPSRSEKLGSDPDPGVPASPHRDSSRTSTSSPSWFSFIPGRRRGPSRLSSVGESVAASEKKSSWVSDRGMSPARGAHADGDFDDPSPSGSGYSSESSQGWRKTPAPGATTARRSRPVYPRNMSGLAFCLSPLVRASPGRQWKQQKGGGGGMQQEIGYSGEIRASSARPHISTAASFCANRSRKLADFGRTNHNH from the exons ATGAGGTGTAAGAAACACCCCGTTGACCATAGCAGCTCCGTCGGCGTCTGCGCCACCTGCCTCCGGGAACGCCTCTTCGCCCTCATCGCCGCCCAGGCCAGTGCACAGCCCCCCTCCAACCCTCCTCCCCCGCTCGCCTTCCCCGCTCC ATCCAGATCGGAGAAGCTCGGTTCGGATCCCGATCCTGGGGTTCCGGCTTCTCCCCATCGCGACTCGTCCCGGACCTCGACTTCCTCCCCCTCGTGGTTCTCGTTCATCCCCGGTCGAAGGAGAGGCCCATCGAGGCTTTCATCCGTGGGGGAATCCGTCGCCGCGAGCGAGAAGAAGAGCTCATGGGTGTCAGATCGCGGAATGTCGCCGGCGCGGGGAGCTCACGCAGATGGGGATTTCGACGACCCGTCTCCGTCGGGTAGCGGCTACTCCTCGGAGTCATCCCAGGGATGGAGGAAGACTCCGGCGCCCGGTGCCACTACTGCTAGGCGGTCGCGGCCGGTGTACCCGAGGAACATGTCGGGGCTGGCCTTCTGCCTGAGCCCGCTGGTGAGGGCGAGCCCGGGCCGGCAATGGAAGCAGCAGaagggaggaggaggtggtATGCAACAGGAAATCGGATACTCCGGCGAGATAAGGGCTTCTTCGGCGCGGCCGCACATCTCGACGGCGGCCTCCTTCTGCGCGAACCGGTCGAGGAAGCTCGCGGATTTCGGGAGGACGAACCACAACCATTGA